In the Deinococcus ficus genome, one interval contains:
- a CDS encoding Ppx/GppA phosphatase family protein — protein MKVAVADVGTNSSHLLLAEAAGSGYRVLDALKDRTALGECLDEAGNLTPEGEDRLAGALTRFRELSGAAGIPEVRVYATSALREAPNGQAVAQRMRERTGLYPAIISGEREGHLTYLGAAHSVEFGPDTLLLDLGGGSLEFARGGPEAPTDVLSLPVGAIRMTRAFLRHDPPPAREVQALQAHVQDLLRPHVSRFAAQPGTRVVLSSGTAEAAAVALNAAHTKATLAGPDGSVNGVSFTVAALGGLLDRTRALRPGARLKVPGFEKRAGTIVAGLAVLHAALDLLGVREVTVSEGALREGMLIEELAQLSAFTGGLSLRQRSVLATAERFGANLAHAGHVAQLARDLLAALARTGESFPDEARPLLTAAAALHETGQIVSQSAHHKHAAYLIRHTDLRGFSPRERELIAQVARYHRRSPPKASHADFAALPAADQALVSRLAAVLRVADGLDRAHAGGTQFRELRRARAEDGWTLHVTGATPLDLAGAREKADLWTREFGPLTFRNL, from the coding sequence ATGAAGGTCGCCGTGGCCGATGTCGGCACCAACTCCAGCCACCTGCTGCTCGCCGAGGCGGCCGGCAGCGGCTACCGCGTCCTGGACGCGCTGAAAGACCGCACCGCGCTCGGCGAGTGCCTGGACGAGGCCGGGAACCTCACCCCGGAAGGCGAGGACCGCCTGGCGGGCGCCCTGACCCGCTTCCGGGAACTGAGCGGCGCGGCCGGCATTCCCGAGGTGCGCGTGTACGCCACCAGCGCCCTGCGGGAAGCGCCGAACGGGCAGGCGGTCGCGCAGCGCATGCGGGAACGCACCGGGCTGTACCCGGCGATCATCAGTGGGGAACGCGAGGGGCACCTCACCTACCTGGGCGCGGCGCACAGCGTGGAGTTCGGGCCGGACACCCTGCTGCTCGACCTCGGCGGCGGCAGCCTGGAGTTCGCCCGCGGCGGCCCCGAAGCGCCCACGGACGTGCTGAGCCTGCCGGTGGGCGCCATCCGCATGACCCGCGCGTTCCTGCGCCACGACCCGCCCCCCGCCCGGGAGGTGCAGGCCCTGCAGGCGCACGTGCAGGACCTGTTGCGGCCCCACGTCTCGCGCTTCGCGGCGCAGCCCGGCACGCGCGTGGTGCTGTCCAGCGGCACCGCGGAGGCCGCCGCCGTCGCCCTGAACGCCGCCCACACCAAGGCAACCCTGGCCGGCCCGGACGGCAGCGTGAACGGCGTGAGCTTCACCGTCGCGGCCCTGGGCGGCCTGCTGGACCGCACGCGGGCCCTGCGGCCCGGCGCGCGCCTGAAGGTCCCCGGCTTCGAGAAACGCGCCGGGACGATCGTGGCGGGCCTCGCGGTGCTGCACGCCGCCCTGGACCTGCTGGGCGTCCGGGAGGTCACGGTCAGCGAGGGCGCGCTGCGCGAGGGCATGCTGATCGAGGAACTCGCCCAGCTCAGCGCCTTCACCGGCGGCCTGAGCCTGCGCCAGCGCAGCGTCCTGGCGACCGCCGAACGCTTCGGCGCGAACCTCGCGCACGCCGGGCACGTCGCGCAGCTCGCCCGCGACCTGCTGGCCGCGCTGGCCCGCACCGGGGAGAGCTTCCCGGACGAGGCGCGCCCGCTGCTCACGGCCGCCGCGGCCCTGCACGAGACCGGGCAGATCGTGTCGCAGAGCGCGCACCACAAGCACGCCGCGTACCTGATCCGGCACACCGACCTGCGCGGCTTCTCCCCGCGCGAACGGGAACTGATCGCGCAGGTCGCCCGCTACCACCGCCGCAGCCCCCCCAAGGCCTCCCACGCGGACTTCGCGGCCCTGCCAGCCGCCGATCAGGCCCTGGTGTCGCGCCTCGCGGCGGTCCTGCGCGTCGCCGACGGCCTGGACCGCGCGCACGCCGGTGGCACGCAGTTCCGCGAACTGCGCCGCGCCCGGGCGGAGGACGGCTGGACCCTGCACGTGACCGGCGCCACGCCGTTGGACCTCGCGGGCGCCCGCGAGAAGGCCGACCTGTGGACCCGTGAGTTCGGGCCGCTGACCTTCCGGAACCTCTGA
- the pdxY gene encoding pyridoxal kinase PdxY, which yields MTAATPAPTVPRNILSIQSWVAYGHVGNAAAVFPLQRLGFEVWAVNTVQFSNHTGYGAWTGSVFPPELVAELLDGIEARGALPGCDAVLSGYMGSEGTVAAVADAVRRVRAANPAALYCCDPVMGDVGRGVFVRPELPDLIAAQALPAADIVTPNQFELELLTGHAVHTLDDALTAAHVLRGRLNPGGPRVVVVTSLIREDAPEGGIETLAVTGDGAWLCRTPLIPLDPPRNGTGDTIAALFLGQMLRGASPAQALSLAMSALYALLDVTHRAGTREIQLVAAQNEFVQPTQVFPAEQVQGGVA from the coding sequence ATGACCGCCGCCACCCCCGCCCCCACCGTGCCGCGCAACATCCTGAGCATCCAGTCCTGGGTGGCGTACGGACACGTGGGGAACGCCGCCGCCGTGTTCCCGCTGCAGCGCCTGGGCTTCGAGGTCTGGGCGGTGAACACCGTGCAGTTTTCCAACCACACCGGGTACGGCGCCTGGACCGGCAGCGTGTTCCCGCCGGAACTGGTGGCCGAGCTCTTGGACGGCATAGAGGCGCGCGGCGCCCTGCCCGGCTGTGACGCCGTGCTCAGCGGGTACATGGGCTCGGAAGGCACCGTGGCGGCCGTGGCGGACGCCGTGCGGCGCGTGCGGGCGGCGAACCCGGCCGCGCTGTACTGCTGCGACCCCGTGATGGGCGACGTGGGCCGCGGCGTGTTCGTGCGCCCGGAACTGCCGGACCTGATCGCCGCGCAGGCCCTCCCGGCGGCCGACATCGTCACGCCCAACCAGTTCGAACTTGAACTCCTGACCGGGCACGCCGTCCACACCCTGGACGACGCCCTGACCGCCGCGCACGTCCTGCGCGGGCGGCTGAATCCGGGCGGGCCGCGCGTCGTGGTGGTCACCAGCCTGATCCGCGAGGACGCCCCGGAAGGCGGCATCGAGACGCTGGCCGTCACCGGGGATGGCGCGTGGCTGTGCCGCACGCCGCTGATCCCGCTGGACCCGCCCCGCAACGGCACGGGCGACACCATCGCCGCGCTGTTCCTGGGGCAGATGCTGCGCGGCGCCAGCCCGGCGCAGGCCCTCAGCCTCGCCATGAGCGCCCTGTATGCCCTGCTGGACGTCACCCACCGCGCCGGCACCCGCGAGATTCAGCTGGTGGCCGCGCAGAACGAGTTCGTGCAGCCCACCCAGGTCTTCCCGGCCGAGCAGGTTCAGGGCGGCGTGGCGTGA
- a CDS encoding ankyrin repeat domain-containing protein, protein MTPDPAVLAYLQEAFEMARAGQTARLEQMLAAGLPVNVRNQNGDTLLMLAAYHGHAAVVARLLAAGAVPDTRNDRGQSPLEAAAFRGDLDVARSLLDAGADVNAASPAGKTPLMMAAMFGRADLADLLLDRGADLHARDAAGLGIPDAARLMGATDLAAALQARLDTRTP, encoded by the coding sequence GTGACGCCCGACCCGGCCGTGCTGGCCTACCTGCAGGAGGCCTTCGAGATGGCCCGCGCCGGGCAGACGGCGCGGCTGGAGCAGATGCTGGCCGCCGGCCTGCCGGTGAACGTCCGCAACCAGAACGGAGACACCCTGCTGATGCTGGCCGCCTACCACGGGCACGCGGCGGTCGTGGCGCGGCTGCTGGCCGCCGGCGCCGTCCCCGACACCCGCAACGACCGCGGTCAGAGCCCGCTGGAAGCCGCGGCCTTCCGCGGCGACCTGGACGTGGCCAGGTCGCTGCTGGACGCCGGCGCGGACGTGAACGCCGCCAGCCCCGCCGGCAAGACCCCGCTGATGATGGCCGCCATGTTCGGCCGCGCCGATCTGGCCGACCTGCTGCTGGACCGCGGCGCGGACCTGCACGCCCGGGACGCCGCCGGGCTGGGCATCCCGGACGCCGCCCGGCTGATGGGCGCGACCGACCTGGCCGCCGCGCTTCAGGCCCGGCTGGACACCCGCACGCCGTAA
- a CDS encoding response regulator codes for MKPIQILLVEDNPADVLLTEEAFEEADFPHALHTARDGVDALEVLRGSAGQAGVRPDVILLDLNMPRMSGLELLDVLKEDEHLRTIPVIVLTTSRAETDIWRSYNLHANAYIPKPVSIEEFVEVIRSLGNFWFLRAALPPRQHP; via the coding sequence ATGAAACCCATTCAGATCCTGCTGGTCGAGGACAACCCCGCCGACGTGCTCCTGACCGAGGAGGCCTTCGAGGAGGCCGATTTCCCGCACGCCCTGCACACCGCCCGGGACGGCGTGGACGCCCTGGAGGTCCTGCGTGGCAGTGCCGGTCAGGCCGGCGTGCGCCCGGACGTGATCCTGCTGGACCTGAACATGCCGCGCATGTCCGGCCTGGAACTGCTGGACGTGCTGAAGGAAGACGAGCACCTGCGCACCATTCCCGTGATCGTCCTGACGACCTCCCGCGCGGAGACGGACATCTGGCGCAGTTACAACCTGCACGCCAACGCGTACATCCCCAAGCCGGTGAGCATCGAGGAGTTCGTGGAGGTCATCCGGTCGCTGGGGAACTTCTGGTTCCTGCGGGCGGCCCTGCCGCCCCGGCAGCACCCCTGA
- a CDS encoding sensor histidine kinase, with amino-acid sequence MQNETGARLPSPSPAPAPAPGDAPRPAPTPALLRPDATSVRPRGVLLRDLLLRPFLLPFVLLLGVGAAVVTGVDRNARATTQVNAAHARLVLLSSLARDTSDMESGQRGYVITGHPDFLKPYLDGVIAFQQHAAELEQQAATEQQRTNTGRALAMMNDWREFSAEPEITARQRSLGDAVALVANEDGKSRMEALRALIAEMRGRENVRLSQAVQAGTETLNTVRLLAIAGLLTSGLTLLLTVLRGARRITTVLDALNAGAQEIAAGQYDTRLPHAGVRELDALSGQVHVMARAVQDREAQLAQAAQTLETTNEQLRRSNRELEQFAYVASHDLQEPLRTIGSYTELLAKRYAGQLDERADRYIAFTTSATARLKTLIQDLLAFSRVRQGQEQRTFTPVDTRTLAHDVVQDLHTPIQEAGAAVEFGLLPILTANADLLRHVFQNLIANAVKFRGPARAPVIRVSATREPGRWVFHVQDNGIGIEPQYFERIFGVFQRLHTLEEYSGSGIGLAVARSAIEQHGGDLWLESTPGEGSTFHFSIPDHRSPAPSTGSAALPGAALLPAPGPRPPNTHS; translated from the coding sequence GTGCAGAACGAGACAGGCGCGCGCCTGCCCTCCCCTTCCCCCGCGCCCGCCCCGGCGCCGGGGGACGCGCCGCGGCCTGCACCCACCCCGGCCCTGCTGCGGCCCGACGCGACGTCCGTGCGCCCGCGCGGGGTGCTGCTGCGGGACCTGCTGCTGCGGCCCTTCCTGCTGCCGTTCGTGCTGCTGCTGGGCGTGGGCGCGGCGGTCGTGACCGGCGTGGACCGCAACGCCCGCGCGACCACGCAGGTGAACGCCGCGCACGCCCGGCTGGTACTGCTCAGTTCCCTGGCGCGCGACACCTCGGACATGGAGTCCGGGCAGCGCGGGTACGTGATCACCGGCCACCCGGACTTCCTCAAGCCCTACCTGGACGGCGTGATCGCCTTCCAGCAGCACGCCGCCGAGCTGGAACAGCAGGCGGCCACCGAGCAGCAGCGCACGAACACGGGCCGCGCCCTGGCGATGATGAACGACTGGCGGGAGTTCTCCGCCGAGCCGGAGATCACCGCCCGGCAGCGTTCGCTGGGGGACGCCGTGGCGCTCGTGGCGAACGAGGACGGCAAGAGCCGCATGGAGGCCCTGCGGGCGCTGATCGCGGAGATGCGCGGCCGGGAAAACGTCCGGCTGTCGCAGGCGGTGCAGGCCGGCACCGAGACCCTGAACACCGTGCGCCTGCTGGCGATCGCGGGCCTGCTCACCAGCGGCCTGACGCTGCTGCTCACGGTGCTGCGCGGCGCCCGGCGGATCACGACCGTGCTGGACGCCCTGAACGCCGGCGCGCAGGAGATCGCCGCCGGGCAGTACGACACGCGCCTGCCGCACGCCGGCGTGCGCGAACTGGACGCCCTGAGCGGGCAGGTTCACGTGATGGCCCGCGCCGTGCAGGACCGCGAGGCTCAACTCGCGCAGGCCGCGCAGACGCTGGAAACCACCAACGAGCAGCTGAGGCGCAGCAACCGGGAACTGGAGCAGTTCGCGTACGTGGCCAGCCACGACCTGCAAGAACCCCTGCGGACCATCGGCAGTTACACCGAACTGCTCGCCAAGCGCTACGCCGGGCAGCTCGACGAGCGCGCCGACCGGTACATCGCCTTCACCACCTCCGCCACCGCGCGGCTCAAGACCCTCATCCAGGACCTGCTGGCGTTCTCCCGGGTGCGCCAGGGCCAGGAGCAGCGGACCTTCACCCCGGTGGACACCCGCACCCTGGCGCATGACGTGGTGCAGGATCTGCACACGCCCATCCAGGAGGCGGGCGCGGCGGTGGAGTTCGGGCTGCTGCCGATCCTGACCGCGAACGCCGACCTGCTGCGCCACGTGTTCCAGAACCTGATCGCCAACGCCGTGAAGTTCCGCGGGCCGGCCCGCGCGCCGGTCATCCGGGTGTCCGCCACCCGCGAGCCGGGCCGATGGGTGTTTCACGTGCAGGACAACGGCATCGGCATCGAGCCGCAGTACTTCGAGCGGATCTTCGGGGTGTTCCAGCGGCTGCACACCCTGGAGGAGTACAGCGGCAGCGGCATCGGGCTGGCCGTGGCCCGCAGCGCCATCGAACAGCACGGTGGCGACCTGTGGCTGGAGAGCACGCCCGGCGAGGGCAGCACCTTCCACTTCAGCATTCCCGATCACCGCTCCCCGGCGCCGTCCACGGGCAGCGCGGCGCTGCCCGGAGCGGCGCTCCTGCCGGCCCCCGGCCCCCGCCCCCCCAACACGCACTCCTGA
- a CDS encoding enoyl-CoA hydratase-related protein produces MTTRASGAAPVRLTRQGPVATLTLTPPKGALGPDFWPAVPAALAGLGDARVLIVRGEHLFSVGLDVKATAPQLAPLIGSEAGFLDAVQAMHGAIEALAALPVPVIAAVHGWCIGAGLELISACDLRLCSADARFSLPEVKLGITADLGGLQRLPRLIGLGRAAHLALTAEPIDALTAERWGLVTEVPDTPDALFARADALAGQLATLPAAALEGTKRSLHDPAPHHEAMLGAVRWNARHMSVEALAAALKK; encoded by the coding sequence ATGACCACCCGCGCCAGCGGCGCCGCGCCCGTCCGCCTCACCCGGCAGGGCCCGGTCGCCACCCTGACCCTCACCCCCCCCAAGGGCGCCCTGGGCCCCGACTTCTGGCCGGCCGTGCCCGCCGCCCTGGCCGGCCTCGGGGACGCCCGCGTGCTGATCGTGCGCGGCGAGCACCTGTTCAGCGTGGGCCTGGACGTCAAGGCCACCGCCCCGCAGCTCGCGCCCCTGATCGGCAGCGAGGCCGGCTTCCTGGACGCCGTGCAGGCCATGCACGGCGCCATCGAGGCCCTGGCCGCCCTGCCCGTCCCGGTGATCGCGGCCGTGCACGGGTGGTGCATCGGCGCGGGCCTGGAACTGATCAGCGCCTGCGACCTGCGGCTGTGCAGCGCCGACGCCCGCTTCAGCCTGCCCGAGGTGAAGCTGGGCATCACCGCCGACCTGGGCGGCCTGCAACGCCTGCCGCGCCTGATCGGCCTGGGCCGCGCCGCGCACCTCGCCCTGACCGCCGAACCCATCGATGCCCTCACCGCCGAACGCTGGGGCCTGGTCACCGAGGTGCCCGACACCCCGGACGCCCTGTTCGCCCGCGCCGACGCGCTGGCCGGTCAGCTGGCCACCCTGCCGGCCGCCGCGCTGGAAGGCACCAAACGCAGCCTGCACGACCCCGCGCCCCACCACGAGGCCATGCTGGGCGCCGTGCGCTGGAACGCCCGGCACATGAGCGTCGAGGCCCTCGCCGCCGCCCTCAAGAAATGA
- a CDS encoding SDR family oxidoreductase, whose protein sequence is MTLPAGTPDSTFRPDLLAGKHALITGGGSGINLGIAQSFAAHGCAVTLLGRNLDKAQRAAQGIVQAGGRALGVSADVRDYAAMEAAVAQAVAEFGALDIVLAGAAGNFPAPVDGISPNGFRTVVDIDLIGTYHTIKAAAPHLNTPGGNVLSISAYGVPVPMQAHVVAAKAGVDQLTRTLAIEWGLRGIRVNAIVPGPIDGTEGMARLAPDEKTRQRFMGTVPLGRFGVPQDIANAALFLVSDAASYVTGVILPVDGGQNMLGGAPQYQMYQQMGLALPGKKEG, encoded by the coding sequence ATGACCCTTCCCGCCGGTACGCCCGACAGCACCTTCCGCCCCGACCTCCTGGCCGGCAAGCACGCCCTGATCACCGGGGGCGGCAGCGGCATCAACCTTGGCATCGCCCAGAGTTTCGCCGCGCACGGCTGCGCCGTGACCCTGCTGGGCCGCAACCTGGACAAGGCCCAGCGCGCCGCGCAGGGCATCGTGCAGGCCGGCGGGCGGGCGCTGGGCGTCAGCGCCGACGTGCGCGACTACGCCGCCATGGAAGCCGCTGTGGCGCAGGCCGTGGCCGAATTCGGGGCCCTGGACATCGTGCTGGCCGGCGCCGCCGGGAACTTCCCCGCGCCGGTGGACGGCATTTCCCCCAACGGCTTCAGGACGGTGGTGGACATCGACCTGATCGGCACGTACCACACCATCAAGGCCGCCGCCCCGCACCTGAACACCCCGGGCGGGAACGTCCTGAGCATCAGCGCGTACGGCGTGCCCGTGCCCATGCAGGCGCACGTCGTCGCCGCGAAGGCCGGCGTGGACCAGCTCACCCGCACCCTGGCCATCGAGTGGGGCCTGCGCGGCATCCGCGTGAACGCCATCGTGCCCGGCCCCATCGACGGCACCGAGGGCATGGCCCGGCTCGCACCGGACGAGAAGACCCGCCAGCGCTTCATGGGCACCGTGCCCCTGGGCCGCTTCGGGGTGCCGCAGGACATCGCCAACGCTGCCCTCTTCCTGGTCTCCGACGCCGCCAGTTACGTGACCGGCGTGATTCTCCCGGTGGACGGCGGGCAGAACATGCTGGGCGGCGCCCCCCAGTACCAGATGTACCAGCAGATGGGCCTTGCCCTGCCCGGCAAGAAAGAAGGCTGA
- a CDS encoding MFS transporter: MKWRFSRQVWLYLASAFSFGLAQAFAALFLNFYLRALGLGAEWQGFLNALPALTLALLSLPAVALARRISNAHTLKVGAALSLVGTLILATASGPGMAVVGALVQGAGAALSVVAGSPFMANNSTEETRVTLFSVQSALMTGAGFVGNLLGGRVPDLYAQATLTEPDGLGALRAALLVATAFQLLGLLPVLGLKPTGKTTREGRSFAVRDKRTMARLVMPNVLVGLGAGATIPFLNVFIEGKFKVDYASLGTLFAWMSLATAVTALLQPLLVRSLGQLRAVLVVQASSLPFLALLGFAPELWMVTVALFTRGALMNAAGPVYSAYAMTALPEEDRPMYSAVNVIAWDLGWAVSSILSGVVRGRVPFGPAFDLLFAWTLVMYGLSVLAIYLGLYRHARRTQAIPL; this comes from the coding sequence ATGAAGTGGCGGTTTTCCCGGCAGGTGTGGCTGTACCTGGCGTCGGCGTTCAGTTTCGGGCTGGCGCAGGCGTTCGCGGCACTCTTCCTGAATTTCTACCTGCGGGCGCTGGGGCTGGGTGCGGAGTGGCAGGGCTTCCTGAATGCGCTGCCGGCGCTGACGCTGGCGCTGCTGAGCCTGCCGGCGGTGGCGCTGGCACGGCGGATCAGCAACGCGCACACCCTGAAGGTCGGGGCGGCGCTGAGTCTGGTGGGCACGCTGATCCTGGCGACCGCGTCGGGGCCGGGCATGGCGGTGGTGGGCGCGCTGGTGCAGGGGGCGGGCGCGGCGCTGAGCGTGGTGGCGGGGTCGCCGTTCATGGCGAACAACAGCACCGAGGAGACCCGCGTGACGCTGTTCAGCGTGCAGAGCGCCCTGATGACCGGGGCGGGCTTCGTGGGGAACCTGCTGGGGGGCCGAGTGCCGGACCTGTACGCGCAGGCCACGCTGACCGAACCGGACGGACTGGGGGCGCTGCGCGCGGCGCTGCTGGTGGCGACTGCCTTCCAGCTGCTGGGGCTGCTGCCGGTGCTGGGCCTGAAACCCACCGGGAAGACCACCCGGGAGGGCCGGAGTTTCGCGGTGCGGGACAAGCGCACCATGGCGCGGCTGGTGATGCCGAACGTGCTGGTGGGCCTGGGCGCCGGGGCCACGATTCCCTTCCTGAACGTGTTTATCGAGGGGAAGTTCAAGGTGGATTACGCGAGCCTGGGCACGCTGTTCGCCTGGATGAGCCTGGCCACGGCGGTCACGGCGCTGCTGCAGCCGCTGCTGGTCCGGTCGCTGGGGCAGCTCCGGGCGGTGCTGGTGGTGCAGGCGAGCAGCCTGCCCTTCCTGGCGCTGCTGGGCTTCGCGCCGGAACTGTGGATGGTCACGGTGGCGCTGTTCACGCGCGGGGCGCTGATGAACGCGGCCGGGCCGGTGTACAGCGCGTACGCCATGACGGCCCTGCCGGAGGAGGACCGGCCCATGTACTCGGCGGTGAACGTGATCGCCTGGGACCTGGGCTGGGCGGTGAGCAGCATCCTGTCCGGGGTGGTGCGGGGCCGCGTGCCGTTCGGGCCGGCCTTCGACCTGCTGTTCGCGTGGACGCTAGTGATGTACGGGCTGAGCGTGCTGGCGATCTACCTGGGGCTGTACCGGCACGCGCGGCGCACCCAGGCGATTCCGCTGTAA
- the nth gene encoding endonuclease III translates to MTSAASLRSALPARLPRGAKARAPLVLAGLSELYPDARCELDFRNPFELLVATVLSAQATDVSVNLATPALFARFPDAHAMSVAEPEEIEPLIRRIGLYRAKARNLAALARLLVERHGGEVPNDFDAVVALPGAGRKTANVVLSNAYGYPAIAVDTHVGRLARRLGLSAQTNPDKVEADLERLFPRERWVFMHHGLILHGRRVCFARKPACGACRLAGFCPKIGVTDAVV, encoded by the coding sequence GTGACGTCTGCCGCTTCCCTCCGATCTGCCCTGCCGGCCCGTTTGCCGCGTGGGGCGAAGGCCCGTGCGCCGCTGGTGCTGGCCGGGCTGTCCGAGCTGTACCCGGACGCCCGCTGTGAGCTGGATTTCCGCAATCCGTTCGAACTGCTGGTGGCGACGGTCCTGTCGGCGCAGGCGACGGACGTGAGTGTGAATCTGGCGACCCCGGCGTTGTTCGCGCGCTTCCCGGATGCGCACGCGATGAGCGTGGCGGAGCCGGAGGAGATCGAGCCGCTGATCCGGCGGATCGGGCTGTACCGCGCGAAGGCGAGGAACCTGGCGGCGCTGGCGCGGCTGCTGGTGGAGCGGCACGGGGGCGAGGTCCCGAATGATTTCGACGCGGTGGTGGCGCTGCCCGGCGCGGGCCGCAAGACCGCGAACGTGGTGCTGAGCAACGCGTACGGGTACCCGGCGATCGCGGTGGACACGCACGTGGGGCGGCTGGCGCGGCGGCTGGGCCTGAGCGCGCAGACGAACCCGGACAAGGTGGAGGCGGACCTGGAGCGGCTGTTTCCGCGGGAGCGGTGGGTGTTCATGCACCACGGCCTGATCCTGCACGGGCGGCGGGTGTGCTTCGCGCGGAAGCCGGCGTGCGGGGCGTGCCGGCTGGCGGGCTTCTGTCCGAAGATCGGGGTGACCGATGCGGTCGTCTGA